A region of Triplophysa rosa linkage group LG16, Trosa_1v2, whole genome shotgun sequence DNA encodes the following proteins:
- the s100a10a gene encoding protein S100-A10a, producing the protein MPSELEHAMESLIMVFHRYAGKEGSPGTLSRRELRTLMESELSGFLKSQKDPTVVDRLMKDLDANRDGEVNFEEFVSLVLGLSMACEECYRMRLRKTQSWK; encoded by the exons ATGCCGTCTGAGCTAGAACACGCCATGGAGTCCCTCATCATGGTGTTTCATCGATATGCTGGCAAAGAGGGGTCGCCCGGCACCCTGAGCCGCCGCGAGCTCAGAACTCTGATGGAGAGCGAGCTTTCTGGGTTTCTAAAG TCTCAGAAGGACCCGACCGTAGTAGACAGACTTATGAAGGATCTAGATGCCAATAGGGATGGCGAGGTGAACTTTGAGGAGTTTGTGTCATTGGTTTTGGGTTTATCCATGGCCTGTGAAGAATGCTACAGGATGCGATTAAGGAAGACACAAAGCTGGAAATGA